aattatttacaacgtTCAAAACCTTCTTACCTTTTTAAGTCGAAAGAAACATTTTTCACATGAAATTCCAAGAACAAAATATCTGTTTTCTCGTGTGAGGATGTCAAGGTAGAGTaagtaaaacacaaaaagaCAATTCAATGAATCCATAAAACAATTGTTCACTGAATTNNNNNNNNNNNNNNNNNNNNNNNNNNNNNNNNNNNNNNNNNNNNNNNNNNNNNNNNNNNNNNNNNNNNNNNNNNNNNNNNNNNNNNNNNNNNNNNNNNNNNNNNNNNNNNNNNNNNNNNNNNNNNNNNNNNNNNNNNNNNNNNNNNNNNNNNNNNNNNNNNNNNNNNNNNNNNNNNNNNNNNNNNNNNNNNNNNNNNNNNNNNNNNNNNNNNNNNNNNNNNNNNNNNNNNNNNNNNNNNNNNNNNNNNNNNNNNNNNNNNNNNNNNNNNNNNNNNNNNNNNNNNNNNNNNNNNNNNNNNNNNNNNNNNNNNNNNNNNNNNNNNNNNNNNNNNNNNNNNNNNNNNNNNNNNNNNNNNNNNNNNNNNNNNNNNNNNNNNNNNNNNNNNNNNNNNNNNNNNNNNNNNNNNNNNNNNNNNNNNNNNNNNNNNNNNNNNNNNNNNNNNNNNNNNNNNNNNNNNNNNNNNNNNNNNNNNNNNNNNNNNNNNNNNNNNNNNNNNNNNNNNNNNNNNNNNNNNNNNNNNNNNNNNNNNNNNNNNNNNNNNNNNNNNNNNNNNNNNNNNNNNNNNNNNNNNNNNNNNNNNNNNNNNNNNNNNNNNNNNNNNNNNNNNNNNNNNNNNNNNNNNNNNNNNNNNNNNNNNNNNNNNNNNNNNNNNNNNNNNNNNNNNNNNNNNNNNNNNNNNNNNNNNNNNNNNNNNNNNNNNNNNNNNNNNNNNNNNNNNNNNNNNNNNNNNNNNNNNNNNNNNNNNNNNNNNNNNNNNNNNNNNNNNNNNNNNNNNNNNNNNNNNNNNNNNNNNNNNNNNNNNNNNNNNNNNNNNNNNNNNNNNNNNNNNNNNNNNNNNNNNNNNNNNNNNNNNNNNNNNNNNNNNNNNNNNNNNNNNNNNNNNNNNNNNNNNNNNNNNNNNNNNNNNNNNNNNNNNNNNNNNNNNNNNNNNNNNNNNNNNNNNNNNNNNNNNNNNNNNNNNNNNNNNNNNNNNNNNNNNNNNNNNNNNNNNNNNNNNNNGTCTATTCTGAAACTTTTAATCTATTTTGACTGTTCAATGGGTTTTATAGCCGTTGTGTACTTACACGTTAATTTCTGAAGCTgtcaagattttattttaacactttttctaAATTAACCTAAATATGCAATCTCCTTGTACCCTGAGAAAAGTTTGCTATTGTGGGTGACTTGATAGACATTAAATCAAGGAAAAATCTGGATGCGCAgtgataaattgtaaacatttctttttacaaaaggAAGTAATACtctaatattttgttgttataatcCTAGAAACCGGAAAGAAGAGTACTgatatccaataaataaaatccgtGATAGGCATTCTATTTTTATCGATAGTAAACAATTCAGGTGTATAACCGGCGGTCGTCGCGTCGGCGCCGGCGCCGGACTGACATTTATGGAGGACCTTGCGCAGAACAATTTGCGAACAATGAGAGAGCCTGTCATATGTTCCCGGAACAGGGGTGACCTCAGCCCCGACCTCTACACTTGCAAACGTGCCGAGTTACACAAAAGATCCATgtataaatgaaatacataGGTATGCGACTGCATTGTTGGACATAGCGATCATGTCTTCGATTGTTGATTGCGTGCAATTGGTTCGAGATTTATGAGATTGgcgttttttttccacattagtctaaatattaaattaagtaaatataaatcagtACACAGGTAAAACATTTATTCGGAAGTTCTGTGAAATGCTAATAATCTTTGGGGAATTATAAAACGAGCGATTAAAAAAGCTTTGCGACTAATGATGACATACTGTATTCATAACTTGATCTTTAACGTAAGTAAATTCCAAATTGCATCTTCTGTACAGTAGTACGAGTAGCTAGTTCTACCCAAAATATGCTATTGACAGATACATGACAAATCAATTAAGGCATTCGCTAAGTGCAGGTGAAGAGTCTTTGATCCATGGATGGATGCGTTAACAGTCGATACTTCTATGATTGATTTAACAAGACAGTATTCAACTGTCCGTATATCTAGGTACAAAAGACTACTTACATAATGATTGAACAGTATATAAATACcactgtatgtatgtttgtatgatgCAGGAGGCAGTTAGTGTACGTTTTCTTGTAACAAAGTCGCAGTATAGGTACGTAAGGTATTGAACCTTGATCCTACGGGTCAGACCTTTATTTCTGTTGTAAAACTCGAACTTAAGAAGCTATTGTTCGAAATGCGTAAAACTATAACATTGTGTAAATGCAATCACATAAACAACGTGTCACACGATACATTCAATCTGAAAAGTAAATACTTCTGCttgaaaactttatatttgtacGGTTTACTTAGAACATAAATCTTGTATTCAGATTAACTAAAAATCAATCTGATATCCAGGAATATTGTTACTCTATAGAAGTAAACTCATTAGTAACTTAGTCATTGAATGACAGTCGTGTCTGCTTATTGTCTTCATAAATAAAGAGTATGAGCAAAGTTTCGCGGAAATAGATTCTTATACACTAACCTAAAAAAAGAGCTTTTGcataaaattcaattcaaatacaCCGATCTCTTTCCCAGAACTTAGTCATGTATTTTAGAATAGATCCGAAGCATAAACCTTGACTGTTCAAATgttaatagaaaagaataatcaACATAGAAATTAAGCTACTAGAGTATGCGCTGAATACAGGATGCGTTCCGGTCTCACTAATGATCCTATGAAAGTGTTTAGACTGGCGCCAGGGAAGCGCGCAAGTCTAAGCTAATTTTGCACTGGAATCCACCAGTCGTGTATAAGTAAGTTGATTCCACATACCAACATAAAACAACTTAAACAACGCATGTTTCCCAATGAGGGAGGCGTACGCCGTACACTctcaatatttataaagctcTATTGGCATTTAAAgacgaaattattaaatataggtacctatttctTATATAATTAGTCACTAAGCATTCCATTGCCTACTGCTTTAGACTATCCTTGATGAATTATGCCATGGtcacaaaaacaacaacaacttcGAGCCAAAAGCTCAGTGTGAAACCAATTGCTTAAGCCGTAGTTCCACAGTGCACACCCGATTAGGTAACAATCAGCCGGATCTACAGGctcattaaagaaaaaaagatcaTATCGCATACAATAGAGCACTCGGAGACCGAAAGTGATAGTCTAATAGATACTCGTAATAAAGTGAGGCTGTGACGATAGCAACGCTAAACTGGCCAGTCATTACTCATTACGGAACACTAGCGGTTTCCTAATACTGGTTTGTTCCTCCGCAAAGCATGACCAGGACTAATACGTTAAGTACATTTGTCTTACCAACTAACAAGCACAGCTCTAATAACAACCTGCTCTCAAGTTAATAACATGACAGGGATTTCTAACGCTCCAGGACATCGCAGCtgcttaaattatttcaataaacaaactCCACGCCAAGGAACGATACTTCccttttaagtaaattatcCAAATTACACGTTATCACAAGAAATGTGGGGTGTTACAACGAATCCATTCGAATACACCTGAGTGGCACTCAAACAACAGAGCATTCGTCATTTGCAGTGAAATTATAGGGAAACGTAGAACGGTGGCAGTTTATGTTGTTTTGAATAGCAAACGGAACGCGAACTTCAAAATTACCGCCATTTGCAATACATCAAGTTGCGCCGGCGGCTTCGCGTCGCTCCCCGCCTTGCGGTTGTTTGACAAATGAAGTGTTGTTCTTCCTGCGCGGCGCCGCTGTCGTGCGACCCGGAATGTCATGTGTGCGATACATCTTGACGTATTCTCGGCACACATTGACCACTCGACGCGGTGAGAAACTGATGAGTAATGTCATCTGCCGCGGTCACCAACCGTGACATTGATTGATCGTTAACAAGAGAACAATACATAGCCGTTAAATAGTAGAAATCTGCAGTACTAATATGGTTGTCGTTGGAAATAAAATACAGGTTGATGTCCAATTTCCGAGTTACTTTTGTAAAGTGGGCTAACACACTAACGGTTCTCACATTGATTAGTAATTATTGCTATATATGGCTTCCAACAACACTGAGGCAATCGTTTATACAGCTAAGTAGCGGAACAGTAGCGAGCAACACCGCGGCAGAAACATTATACATAATTGGCGTCACTGACCTACGGTAAACATTGCGTCTCCGTTCAAGGTCAACAGCCTTGATGTTTTATCGTTTCCAATAAGATGTCAGTATACGTAACatatatgtaatttaaacaGACCGAGTAAAGTTTATGGGTAGTTCGTGTTCGCATTTGTGTATTAGGTGTTTCCTAAACCGAATGCAAAATTAGGCACGAAGTaccatatatttttagtattgtaaTGGAACTTtgaactgcatttttttttcattcagtgCTTCTTATGAAACTACCAGGTATTTTAAGCTTTTGCTTTTGCTTTTTGCGACATCCAGGTAGCATataattctttcattttaaaataaaagcgagataatcttttaatttaaaaaaggtttcaaatTTCCAGGTAGCTTAAGGAACATCtccaatattttgtacaaattatACCGTTTAACCTTGAGAACACAACCTTGGATAACATACGAAAATACAGTCGTAGTCAGACAAAGGGAGAGATAAGAAATCTCCCGAGTCCTGGGCATAAAATACATAAGACATTTACATACACAGGGCCAAGAGATGTGTCGAACCGATTGCTCGTACTACAGGATTCCAGTaaacgtttaaatattaaattcactaTTTATAAGGAATATAACTTGATTCCTTTGCAACCGACAgagaaaacatgtttaaatatacttacagaCGCCCATAATTCTTAAGTATACACATATACCATGAACCATGAAAACAAAAAGTCTGTAAAAAGATCCCGAAATCAATAGTATActgcttttttcttttattatagaTTATGCAAAATGATTGAGAGATTGATTCCTTCTTGCTATAGTGAATTCTGCTAGGCATAGACTGGAGTAGATTACAAGAGGAAAGGGATGTCTTTTTCTAACATGAGACACTCATAATAGATTATGATTGAGATTACTGACTCTGAAGATTGGTAAACATACAATGGTCTTGAGAAAAAGAGGATAGAGATGATTACCagtgaaaaaacaaaaacaaaggcaGTCCCTCTGCAGTAACAACTTATAATAGTATATCACAGTAGTTAATGCTCAATCTTTCTACATATCTGAACAGGTCTTTACCCAGCAGCAGAAAGATAAAAACtagtaatattatcattacttaCTTGTAGCAATGCCCATGTCGGTGACTTTAAGCTGCCCTTGCTTAATCATAGCCTCATAGTTGGGCTTGATAGCCGTGAGCTCCATATTGTAGAGCCCAAACATTGGTCCCTGGTTTGCGTCCTCCTCATACGTAAACAGTACTTGAATGTCTTTTATGAGGGCCCTCTGCACTGTAGCGTACCAGGACTGAGTAactctgaaataaaataactttagtttttttttttttgaggtaaAATAAACTAAGGAGTttatttaatcacttttaaactaaattacttttttaatctgCTATTATTTGTCAATGcgacaatttacaaaattttgtctCCATTgtgacatttgtttttatttcttttattacaatttttttttagtggccagtataaaacaaatacaaactttttgggGTTGTTTCCTGTTAGGTAAATTATACTGTTAAGAAAATTAGAATTTTACTTGCTGCCTTTGCCTTCTTAAAAAATGAATCCCAGGATTCAATATTAAGGGTGacaattaatttgataatttttttaattttcaataccAGGTAATAAAAGaagaagccgactccaacatagttgggaaaaaggccaGGCCGATGTTGGGTAATAAAACTATATGTGCATTTCTAGATACAGCTTAATATTGTATTGCTTCAGATTTTGtcttggaaaaataaaataatggtaatttaaaataccttCTAGGCATGGTAGTCATTGCTTCCCAGTACTGGTCTATGTATGGTATGATCTCTCTATCCTTACTGAACAGGGCTCTGTTGCTGTTGTCCTTCACTGACTCCTGTCTCAAGTTTGCTATTGCCGTCAAACACATTTGTGGGAATTCTGAGAACAAGATAAACATTGGATTGAATTAAGATATTCTTTCTTCAAAATATGTGATGCAATTTGTGGGTACAAAagggtttttttaatataagtgttTCTATTTGAGATTTATTTGGAAATTGTTCTAGATGAGTCTAAAAATGCCAAAAACGTACTTCTAATTTTATGCATTTGATTGGAATGACACTTGACGCACATGTTTAGAGTATTCtttaaaacatctatttttttatatttctctgtgtaataatgaatataacagtttttaaagaatatttttatttttacttcctTTCCACATAACTTTAATCAGTACAACAAGTGCTCagaacaatataataattccTTGTTTCTAGAGATAAGGTCATTGCTCTGCACttagatattattatcttatgCCATTGCAAGTGTAGGTCAAGTCAAGGTTTCAGTATATAAACACAGTCACCAGTATGCCATACATTGCCCAGTAATCTGAAATctgtattatgtttttaaacacAAGGTAGTAAATACTTACGAGCTTGGTTCTCTTGAAAGTTTCAAGTCCAGTTGGTGAGCAGTTCTTGCAAATAAACAAGTAGTTTGTCATAAATGGCACCAACTTTCCCAACTGGTACCCAATACATGATTCGTGAAACCATCTATTACAAGAGGCACACAATAACTCAGCAATATTCAGGTTCCGATCTTTCCCGCTAAAATCATAAAGGGTTATCAAGCAATCAGTGCTAAttctaaatttgaatgaaaaaagtaaCACGAATGTAGCTTTTACTCACCAGTAACAATTGCTTGAGATTCAGAAGAGGATTTATTCGTTTTATTCTTTTCGCCGTTATCCCCCGGCTTTGAGATTCTGATTGATTGTTATAAACATTGTTGGAGGCAACATCTGCCTCAGCAGATTTTCTTATGGAGTCCCCTGTCGCTGAAGACATTGTCTAAGTTATTTCGCTTTTCTAACAAAATACGTATACTTGATCGtctcatattataataatactgtcaataataaagataaagattgcATTCCGTAGTAAATAGAATGCAAAATCGTAACATGGAAACAGTGCAAAGTGTTTTTAGTCCATACAGTAAAGAATAACAAGTGTTGCGAATATGCGTTGGAAGATGGCGCTAGCGTTTACGGTGAATTAGTTAAGTGCGAAAGAAACAGAGTATTGCTGTCATTAAACCTGTGACATACTTAATTTAGAAGATTATTAATTCGTTTAGGAATAAGCTGTTACCTAATGTTGTAAAACGTGtaacattatttcatattaaaatatgtggTTGACAAAGCACTTTAAACCCGATGCTGaatcaaattacatttaaagaCATATATTGAttctaaactaaaatttattgtgaatgttatttaagttttgttatgAATAGAAATGACAGTGAGATTATACTACCTTCAGTACTACAGATCgcgcaacaaaaaaaaaatttaagatagttttgtattttaataaattatactttttttgcgTATTATGTATTGTACTCTTTTTAGTAGatactctatttttatttattttctatttttaatttttcgcgTTGATATTTTGTCCTTTTTGACAGATTGGTATCCCACACATTCAAACGACAACGGTTGTCGTGGTAACAGTTTTGTTTACACCAATTTTATCGAAGTGACTACACTAcagacttaattaaaactaaataaactattcaataaCATACGGTAAAGATCGTGGTTGCCAGCGATGGATTCTATAACTTATACGGACAACGTGTGTATGGACATCAAAATGTCTCAAGAGAACATGTTACTGGAAGTCATTAGGGAGTTGTGCGGCGAAAACAGCAAACTGTCGGATAAATTGAAGGGGAAAGTAAATAGGATTATAGCCGATTGTAACCTCACACACTATTCTAGTTTACACAGGCTCAGTAACCCGGATGAAAGCACGGCTACCTTGCTAGGTATGTCAATGAAATAAGGtcatattcatttgttttctacaAAGCCGAAAACGCTGAAAGATGCGTAACCTAAATCCGCCCATAAGACGACGCACTGACTCATATATTGGTCGATAGTCAAATTCAACAACAGTTAAAACATTTGAGAACTCTGTAGCGagacaaaaaaagaagatttgTTTCCATAATTGACACCGTCGAACTTTTAAAGGAGGCAACTGTTATCTATATTTAGTAACATTGTTGTAATTATCAATAGTAATGAAAAGTATGACTGTattcagaaaaaacaaaatgggaacgtaaaagtatataaataaataataataataaataaatgcggacaacatcacatacattgatctgaacccaaagtaagttgctaaagcacttgtgttatggaattcagatacaacgaaggtaccacaaacacccagacccgagacaatgtagaaataagaatttttacattgacccgaccggggatcgaacccgggacctcagcgctagcgacaccttgaaaccggtgcgtacgccactcgaccacggaggtcgtcaaaacgcGGAAGTCGTATATtctataatattcaatattttttgtgtctatAATTTCAGAagtcattaataatttaatttattcaattactaCTTTATAACAAAACTGAATATGAAAACGATGGACTTAAGTACTAATTTTGATCGACCGATAAATACTTTGTAATGTCAATCTTTTTTAAGAATTGGCTATGGTTTCTAAGGCAAAGGTTTTCATTTTACAGTCACCTATTTACAtagatacagatttttttacaagaGAAAAGTATTCCAAAAGTATAATCATATTACCGCATCCACGTAATTCGTCGCTCTACCTCGGACTCGCCATTCGCTGAATACTTTTATGTCTCGTTTACGAGCCGATGCCATCTGATCATCGACTCAGCGTTACACCTCGCTACTCCATAAACGATTGTGATTACCTTTTTATTACACTACAGGGGGATGTTTCGTAGTTTCCTAGTTTTTGTGACCGAATTTGCTGAAGGCGTATTTTGTTAGAGAGAACTTTTTGAATAAAAGCTTTTGTGGGTTTTTGTTGTTTCTGTGTGTTTTGAATTACTGTCTATGAAAGATTAGCATTTGATCTTTTTCAAATTTCTCTTGTGCCAGTAGGaatttcacaatattaaaaactagtatTAACAGCTTGTATGATGGTGATAATTTCGGATAAATTAAACCTTTCTTACTTTTTCCAATCTcggaataattatgaaaatttattcatcttaatagattaattaataaatttagttattttataaatctataaCACGACATTACAAACGGTAGCGTGCacttaaaatacacaataacaagaaaaaacccCAAAATACCATCAGCAACAAACCTCACTCAGTCGAGGTTACTTCTAGGTAAAATCGAATCCACACATCAATGGGAGTTATGACAAATCCAATTTCATAAACGATCAAACCACGTATCTTGTTTGATGTGCAATATCCATACATATTCAATCGCGTGCGGTAGATTACTGCCGCAGAAATCACTCGGCATGTAATGTGGGAAATTCCTAATACGAGCCTGCATAATGTATATTCTGAATACACTTAGAAATCCGGTACAAATTGCACTGCGCAGGGGTCGGAGGCAGTTGGTCGTCGGCGCGTTTTTTGCAAGGTTTCCTGACGGAGCGAATTTTCTTGACAGGACTGAAATTCGTTTACCCAACAATGGACAGCTTAAGtagttatatttacatattatgtttagagcttgatattttttacattatgttTCTACGTGTAACAAAGAAGTTGTACAAATTAAAGATTGCGAAATTGTATTTATGCTTGTCTAATGATTTTTATAGTACGTTTCACGAGGATGATACAAACTAAAAGTAGGTGAACTTATCAGTTTGAGTTGGACTCCCGGTTGGGTCGAAAATTAAGAAGCCCTTGCATCTTTTTAAACGTCTGATTTGAGACTTATTGTGACAAATCAATACCATCCGCGATACGCAATTATTTACatgagtaaaaacaaaaaacatatgaCAACTTCAATACGAAATACCCAATAATTCGTTAACCCCCGCAATACCCACTTATTCCCAATCGGCATTAAAAGCTTTGATCTGAACACCAGTTACAACAACCATCATATTTAACAAACTGCCGATAAGACCCTAGTGTAAATGCCTTTAGTATCTCGTTAAGAGTAGTTTAgggtttattaataaactataaataactaGAGGGTTATTATGAGCATTGAAACCGATGTGATAACCGACTCTGTAGCCATCGTAAAACTCGATTTGCAGCTCGTAAAATGGTTTAGAGAGATAAACCTGTTGGGTTTACTTCGTTGTTCTTAAAGTCTGAGTTGTTTGAGAAGAagtcaaatgtatttttttttaattctgcaTGCTTACTATGCCGTGAAAGTAGAAATATCGTAACTGGTATTGTATTATCTCGCTTACACAAGCCTAAGTGTAGACAGAGAGCTGAATAAAGGCACGTTCTAGTTTAAAACCATACTTTTGGGTTTCTTACCCCTaagataaaaacggaaccctgttACTAAGGCAAGCGCTGTCTGTCCACCTGTTACCAGAATCTCATGAGCGGCGATAATTATCGTTTTCGTCGACGATGTATAAGTTGCtgctataaattaaaaaatagcgGTTAAAGGGTATGTTTGTCATAAGTTTAAAATTGGTGGGGGACCAatgtctgtaaaaaaaaaaatacgcaaccCTTAGTGTCGCACTAGACCGGCTTCCCACTTGTCACTTGACATACTACTCTGACTCTCAACAAAGACGCGAAAAGATCTTTTCCAAAACCATAATAGAACTTTCAtcgagctcgtggctaagctataaccgcataagtgattcgatcacaggttaagctatgcttgacgcggttggtccgtagatgggtgaccatctttgtcataacgagtttctccgtgtttcggaaggcacgttaaattgtgggtcccggctgttattcctacatctttgatagtcgttacaggtagtcagaagcttaaaaagtctgacggccagtcttaccaaggggtatcgtgatgctcaggtaactgggttgaggaggtcagataggcagtcgctccttgtaaaacactggtacttagctgaaaccggtttgactggtagccgaccccaacatagttgggaaaaggctaggccaatgatgaatagAACTTTCATCATAACCTAATAGTACAAACACGAACAAAATGTACATACAGAAACACTTAGACCCCGACAAGCGTTAAACAGTCATCATCTGACCGCTACATTATACACcgtaatatcaaaataattaaaacctccgTCAACAATTACACTCGTCAGAGACAAAACAATACAATCCTAACAATAGAAGTAAAATGTCACCAGTGATTGGAACTCGTAAACCCTTAACGACTGACCCGCCGTAACTATCGGTTCAACAGTTAACAGGGCTTAACTGTAGTTTAACTACCGTCCAGTTAACCCTTATTGTTGATAATACAATGTTATCGCGGGATTACGATAGTCATCTCCATTGATACAAGTTATGTTTAAGATGCTTTTGACTATTAAGTATGAAGGGATACAGCTTGGGATAGGTCAATTTATATGTGGGGGCAAAATAAAAGTCTGTTAAGGAGACTGAATTAGCTTTGGAGATTTGGAGATTTTTCACCAGTCCAGAATACCTACGCAaggtattttcatttatttatgtggATTGTCTGAAATAGCTCGAAGAACTGTAACGTATCAGTGAGTGACAATTAGGGTGAGTTTCCTCTGTATAATAATTTTGCTTCATCTATCTTTATAGGGCtagttaaggtcaccacgccaaacgcatAGAGCGCACCAACACGGGTTTGAGCTCTGATTAGAACAAGCGCTCGTGTGATCCACGACAGACATAAGTCTgtgtgtctttatgcatgtgacttgaatcttttTGAAACCATCAgtgacacaaagattaaattacttattgcgGAAATACAAAGTAAAACTTATGGGACACAGTGGGCACAGAAATAAAAGTGTCAAGTTTTTTCTTCTGTTCACAGAGGTTTTAAGTAAGCTAAGAAGGTGTTTTCACGAAACCTCGGTCACGTTCCATATAATCACGAGAGACTCTACAAGATAATGTCGAGGCAAATAACATCTGCATAAGCATGTGTGCGAGACTCCGGACCAACTGTTCCTCTGTTAATGGGCAAACCCGATGCCTAT
This region of Trichoplusia ni isolate ovarian cell line Hi5 chromosome 14, tn1, whole genome shotgun sequence genomic DNA includes:
- the LOC113500455 gene encoding set1/Ash2 histone methyltransferase complex subunit ASH2-like, which translates into the protein MCLTAIANLRQESVKDNSNRALFSKDREIIPYIDQYWEAMTTMPRRVTQSWYATVQRALIKDIQVLFTYEEDANQGPMFGLYNMELTAIKPNYEAMIKQGQLKVTDMGIATSK